In a genomic window of Microterricola viridarii:
- a CDS encoding ROK family transcriptional regulator, protein MTATQPSHGRILRPTAKVLPEHARGHNRSLVLQTLYRQGPQSRADVSRETGLTRVTISDLVAGLMQDGFVIELGQREAARPGKPATMIDIDRAAFQIIGVDLSDQHLRAALLDLDGTVLDRENADRAGRTGDDALAAVVGLIEGLMLRATAPLLGIGVGSPGIVDADGTVLTAPNLAWTRLPLQAMLRERFDIPVLVANDADVAVLAEHSFGRASGDVMLVKVGAGVGAGLILGGRPFYGSHSAAGEIGHVVIGTDGGPACACGKIGCLEAWLSVPRLTEQLAATTGTEAEQAAARELILREAGRRLGIILAPVVGALNLSEIVLSGPTELLDGPLATATIETLRKRTMAEFTGDLALRMTSLAQDDIVLRGAAVMVLSGQLGVS, encoded by the coding sequence ATGACCGCAACGCAGCCCAGTCATGGGCGCATCCTCAGGCCCACCGCAAAGGTGTTGCCGGAGCATGCCCGCGGCCACAATCGCTCGCTCGTCCTGCAGACGCTGTACCGGCAGGGACCGCAGAGCCGCGCCGACGTGTCGCGTGAAACCGGGCTGACCCGGGTCACCATCTCCGACCTCGTCGCCGGCCTGATGCAGGACGGCTTCGTCATCGAGCTGGGACAGCGCGAGGCGGCCCGCCCCGGCAAGCCGGCCACGATGATCGACATCGACCGCGCCGCCTTCCAGATCATCGGTGTCGACCTCTCCGACCAGCACCTGCGCGCCGCCCTGCTCGACCTGGACGGCACCGTGCTGGACCGCGAGAACGCCGACCGGGCCGGGCGCACCGGCGACGACGCGCTTGCCGCGGTCGTCGGCCTGATCGAGGGGCTCATGCTGCGCGCCACGGCGCCGCTGCTCGGCATCGGCGTCGGATCGCCCGGCATCGTCGACGCCGACGGCACCGTGCTCACCGCGCCCAACCTGGCCTGGACCCGGCTCCCGCTGCAGGCGATGCTGCGTGAGCGCTTCGACATCCCCGTCCTCGTGGCCAACGACGCCGACGTCGCCGTGCTCGCCGAGCACAGCTTCGGCCGCGCCAGCGGCGACGTCATGCTGGTCAAGGTGGGCGCCGGTGTCGGTGCCGGCCTGATCCTCGGCGGGCGCCCCTTCTACGGCAGCCACTCCGCGGCCGGCGAGATCGGGCACGTCGTGATCGGCACCGACGGCGGACCCGCCTGCGCATGCGGCAAGATCGGCTGCCTCGAGGCCTGGTTGAGCGTTCCCCGCCTGACCGAGCAACTCGCGGCGACCACGGGCACGGAGGCCGAGCAGGCCGCCGCGCGCGAACTCATTCTTCGGGAGGCAGGTCGCCGGCTCGGCATCATCCTGGCCCCCGTCGTCGGAGCACTCAACCTCTCGGAGATTGTGTTGAGCGGCCCGACGGAACTGCTTGATGGCCCGCTGGCAACAGCAACCATCGAGACACTCCGGAAGCGAACGATGGCCGAGTTCACTGGTGATCTCGCCCTCCGGATGACCTCGCTGGCACAGGACGACATTGTTCTGCGCGGCGCGGCTGTCATGGTCCTCTCAGGACAACTCGGGGTTTCATAG